From the genome of Vicia villosa cultivar HV-30 ecotype Madison, WI linkage group LG2, Vvil1.0, whole genome shotgun sequence, one region includes:
- the LOC131645854 gene encoding F-box protein At2g39490-like: MKEIVEDVFTNLPDEILGCIISFLPNEYSLQTTLISTRWRNLWNQILVKHGTIQDITTAVAHFLTDFDEFDPLKRPRKLQFHFDDDSTLFATIATNSKLLLDFSFGNQKLEREYELEFNLTKQHFTYNLFPPSTFLVKSLTLKSISYLTSEVASSIVSNLEHLESLMITDCCGLQSLFIESETKLHKLTILDCLQLKSLHLRTSKLKCFRYRGPLPRIWPESHFNLSHANLDFRQGLSCSDLKAQDFDETLLTIKNSEILTLCQWTFEVLIWPSISPLSGNFIFYRLKELWWIENHENKNSISALVSFLKLCPALERLFIMIDSKSYSAPKSNSGLMEAIKYIELEQLKLVKFMGFTNPMDEISMAKQLIQPPKIET; this comes from the exons ATGAAAGAAATTGTAGAAGATGTTTTTACCAATTTGCCAGATGAAATTCTTGGCTGCATAATATCTTTTCTACCAAATGAATATTCACTTCAAACCACTCTCATATCTACTAGATGGAGAAACTTATGGAACCAAATTCTTGTTAAACATGGAACCATACAAGATATCACTACTGCTGTTGCTCATTTTCTAACCGATTTTGACGAGTTTGATCCATTAAAGCGACCGCGCAAGCTTCAATTTCACTTTGATGATGACAGTACACTCTTTGCAACTATTGCGACTAATAGTAAGcttcttcttgatttctctttCGGGAACCAAAAACTTGAAAGAGAATATGAACTAGAGTTCAATCTCACTAAACAACACTTCACCTATAATCTTTTTCCTCCTTCAACTTTCTTAGTCAAAAGCCTCACTTTGAAATCAATAAGCTATTTGACAAGTGAAGTAGCTTCTTCCATAGTTTCGAATTTGGAGCATCTTGAGAGCTTGATGATCACTGATTGTTGTGGATTGCAATCTTTATTCATTGAGTCGGAAACAAAGCTTCATAAGTTAACTATCTTAGATTGCTTGCAGTTGAAGTCTCTTCATCTTAGAACTTCTAAACTTAAATGTTTTCGATACCGCGGACCTCTTCCTCGGATTTGGCCCGAATCTCATTTCAACTTAAGTCATGCCAACCTTGACTTCAGACAAGGCCTAAGCTGCAGTGACTTGAAGGCTCAAGATTTTGATGAAACACTATTAACTATAAAGAATTCTGAAATTCTTACTTTATGTCAATGGACTTTTGAG GTACTAATATGGCCATCAATTTCTCCTTTAAGtggaaattttatattttatagattAAAAGAGCTATGGTGGATTGAAAACCATGAAAATAAAAACAGCATCAGTGCCTTAGTTTCCTTCTTGAAATTATGTCCTGCTTTGGAGAGACTTTTTATAATG ATTGATTCAAAAAGCTATTCAGCTCCAAAGTCCAATTCAGGCTTAATGGAAGCAATTAAATatatagaattggagcaactaAAATTGGTAAAGTTTATGGGATTCACAAATCCAATGGATGAAATTTCAATGGCAAAACAATTAATTCAGCCTCCAAAAATAGAAACATGA